The proteins below are encoded in one region of Pseudonocardia sp. DSM 110487:
- a CDS encoding TetR/AcrR family transcriptional regulator — translation MSPRRSVAEARRTRVDLLERGLAIASVDGLEGLTIGRLATAAGMSKSGVLGQFGSKENLQLAVVDTAATVFAREVTWPVTRSTLPGMPRLLALCAAWVSYLERGVFPGGCFFTAVASEFDDRGGPVRDAVAALSDMWQHALRRHVVRATEDGDLPASTDVDQVVFELTGQMLALNHALRLSRDRTAADRTRRAMSRLLGTPLPCTLRAPAAIRGERSQSNDDRLLVIAEAGAHPATTITPAAGSIGR, via the coding sequence ATGAGCCCGAGGAGGTCGGTGGCCGAAGCCCGCCGCACGCGTGTGGACCTGCTCGAGCGCGGACTCGCCATCGCGTCAGTCGACGGCCTGGAGGGGCTCACGATCGGCCGGCTCGCCACCGCGGCCGGGATGAGCAAGTCCGGCGTGCTGGGGCAGTTCGGCAGCAAGGAGAACCTGCAACTGGCCGTTGTCGACACCGCGGCGACGGTCTTCGCCCGCGAGGTCACGTGGCCGGTGACGCGCAGCACCCTGCCGGGCATGCCACGACTGCTCGCACTGTGCGCGGCATGGGTGTCCTACCTCGAGCGCGGCGTCTTCCCCGGCGGCTGTTTCTTCACCGCGGTGGCCAGCGAGTTCGACGACCGCGGCGGACCGGTGCGCGACGCGGTCGCCGCGCTGAGCGACATGTGGCAGCACGCCCTCCGCCGTCACGTCGTCCGAGCCACCGAGGACGGCGACCTACCCGCGAGCACCGATGTCGACCAGGTGGTCTTCGAGCTCACCGGGCAGATGCTCGCGCTGAACCACGCGCTGCGGCTCTCCCGCGACCGGACAGCGGCCGACCGCACCCGCCGAGCCATGAGCCGCCTGCTCGGCACGCCCCTCCCGTGCACGCTTCGCGCACCAGCAGCGATCAGGGGCGAACGGTCGCAGTCGAATGACGACCGCCTGCTCGTGATCGCCGAGGCCGGAGCGCACCCGGCGACCACGATCACTCCGGCGGCCGGAAGTATCGGACGGTGA
- a CDS encoding GNAT family N-acetyltransferase, producing the protein MTGVMIRNRVAADVPRCIEALAEVHQAGHYPIFWPEDPAKWLSPSNLLEAWIAERSSAIVGHVVLVAGGDVPDGLPSHGQPLATVKRLFVTPTARRQGVGERLLAHVQAWAVRSELSLVLDVVGPGGDAAISLYERAGWRQTASATVDWTTPEGHPVTVRYFRPPE; encoded by the coding sequence GTGACCGGCGTGATGATCAGGAACCGGGTGGCGGCCGATGTGCCTCGATGCATCGAGGCGCTCGCCGAGGTTCACCAAGCCGGCCACTATCCGATCTTCTGGCCCGAAGACCCCGCGAAGTGGCTGAGCCCGTCGAACCTGCTCGAAGCATGGATCGCCGAGCGATCGAGTGCGATCGTCGGACACGTCGTGCTCGTCGCGGGCGGCGACGTTCCGGATGGGCTCCCGTCCCACGGTCAGCCGCTCGCCACGGTGAAGCGCCTGTTCGTGACGCCGACGGCACGGCGGCAGGGCGTCGGTGAGCGGCTACTCGCCCACGTCCAGGCCTGGGCCGTCCGGTCGGAACTGTCGCTGGTCCTTGACGTCGTCGGGCCGGGAGGCGATGCGGCCATCTCTCTCTACGAACGCGCAGGTTGGCGCCAAACGGCGAGCGCGACGGTCGACTGGACGACGCCGGAGGGCCATCCGGTCACCGTCCGATACTTCCGGCCGCCGGAGTGA
- a CDS encoding error-prone DNA polymerase, with protein MGWNNPDVPWHELEAALSGRAWNGGSLSGGPEADGGDSPAWSRKREPYVAPPVGEPRERVSYAELHCHSNFSFLDGASHPEELVEEAARLGLDAIALTDHDGMYGVVRFAEAAAELGVRTVFGTELSLGLSASQNGVADPEGSHLLLLARGPEGYRALCRTISTAQLRGQEKGRPIYDVDEVVADTAGQVVVLTGCRKGSVRQALRAGGRDAAGKELRRLVERFGADHVAVELTHAALPTDTELNDVLAELALDAGLPTVATTAAHYATPRRFPLATALAAVRARRSLDEADGWLPPAGTAHLRSGTEMAARFDIRYPGAVARAAEIGTACAFPIRLVAPDLPPFDVPPGHDEASWLWELIRRGMIVRYGSHAEHPEAVETIRREFEIIEKKNFPGYFLIVHDIVEFCRKADILCQGRGSAANSAVCYALGITNVDAVAMGLLFERFLSPAREGYPDIDLDIESGRREEVIQYVYAKYGRGCAAQVANVITYRPRSAVRDMAKAFGFSPGQQDAWSKQIERWGGPVADVPVEIPDQVVGLANELLGFPRHLGIHSGGMVICDRPVSEVVPVEWARMPGRTVVQWDKDDCAYAGLVKFDLLGLGMLTALHLMLDLVEEHHGKKIQLHELQPTDDAVYEMLARADSVGVFQVESRAQMATLPRLKPREFYDLVVEVALIRPGPIQGGSVHPYIRRRNKLEKWEHDHPLLKGALDKTLGVPLFQEQLMQIAVDVAGFSAGDADELRRAMGAKRSEEKMERLRDRFFDGMAANGITGEVADGIFRKMIAFANFGFPESHAISFASLVYYSAWFKLYYPAAFCAALLNAQPMGFYSPQSLVADARRHGVLTRGADVNLGRAEAILQPDPLSTGGQAIRLGLAEVRGIGQELADEIDAERDRGGPYRDLADLARRVRLTVPQAEALATAGAFGSFGIDRRSALWAAGVVAAVRPEQLPGTAVGLEAPALPGLTDVELTAADIWATGVSPGTHPMQHLRGKLDALGAVRIDALDAIGRTVPPGDPEHAMPRVLVGGLVTHRQRPATARGVTFLNLEDEGGMLNVTCSEGLWARYRTVAVSSTALLVRGRLERSPEGVLNLVADRLQKLALTVPVKSRDFR; from the coding sequence GTGGGATGGAACAACCCGGACGTCCCGTGGCACGAGCTCGAGGCCGCGCTCTCGGGCCGCGCGTGGAACGGCGGGAGCCTCAGCGGCGGCCCGGAGGCCGACGGCGGCGACAGCCCGGCGTGGTCGCGCAAGCGAGAGCCCTACGTCGCCCCGCCGGTCGGCGAGCCGCGCGAGCGCGTGTCCTACGCGGAGCTGCACTGCCACTCCAACTTCAGCTTCCTCGACGGCGCGAGCCACCCCGAGGAGCTGGTCGAGGAGGCGGCCCGGTTGGGCCTGGACGCGATCGCGCTCACCGACCACGACGGCATGTACGGCGTGGTCCGGTTCGCCGAGGCGGCCGCCGAGCTGGGCGTCCGCACGGTCTTCGGCACCGAGCTCTCCCTCGGCCTGTCCGCCTCCCAGAACGGGGTGGCCGACCCGGAGGGCAGCCACCTGCTGCTGCTCGCCCGCGGGCCGGAGGGCTACCGCGCGCTGTGCCGCACGATCAGTACGGCCCAGCTGCGCGGGCAGGAGAAGGGCCGTCCGATCTACGACGTCGACGAGGTGGTGGCCGACACCGCGGGCCAGGTCGTGGTGCTCACCGGCTGCCGCAAGGGCAGCGTGCGGCAGGCGTTGCGCGCCGGCGGGCGCGACGCAGCGGGCAAGGAGCTGCGCAGGCTCGTCGAGCGGTTCGGGGCCGACCACGTCGCCGTCGAGCTCACCCACGCCGCCTTGCCCACCGACACCGAGCTGAACGACGTGCTCGCCGAGCTCGCCCTCGACGCCGGGTTGCCCACGGTGGCCACCACCGCGGCCCACTACGCCACCCCGCGCCGGTTCCCGCTGGCCACGGCGCTCGCCGCGGTACGGGCGCGGCGCAGCCTCGACGAGGCCGACGGCTGGCTCCCACCCGCAGGCACCGCGCACCTGCGCTCCGGCACCGAGATGGCGGCCCGGTTCGACATCCGCTACCCGGGCGCGGTCGCGCGTGCCGCGGAGATCGGCACCGCGTGCGCGTTCCCGATCCGCCTCGTCGCGCCGGACCTGCCGCCGTTCGACGTCCCGCCGGGCCACGACGAGGCGAGCTGGCTGTGGGAGCTGATCCGGCGCGGGATGATCGTCCGCTACGGCAGCCACGCCGAGCACCCCGAGGCCGTCGAGACGATCCGGCGCGAGTTCGAGATCATCGAGAAGAAGAACTTCCCCGGCTACTTCCTGATCGTCCACGACATCGTCGAGTTCTGCCGCAAGGCCGACATCCTCTGCCAGGGTCGCGGCTCGGCGGCCAACTCCGCCGTCTGCTACGCGCTGGGCATCACCAACGTCGACGCGGTGGCGATGGGGCTGCTGTTCGAGCGCTTCCTCTCCCCGGCGAGGGAGGGCTACCCGGACATCGACCTCGACATCGAGTCCGGCCGCCGCGAGGAGGTCATCCAGTACGTCTACGCCAAGTACGGGCGCGGGTGCGCCGCCCAGGTGGCCAACGTGATCACCTACCGGCCGCGCTCGGCCGTCCGCGACATGGCGAAGGCGTTCGGGTTCTCGCCGGGCCAGCAGGATGCGTGGAGCAAGCAGATCGAACGCTGGGGCGGCCCGGTGGCCGACGTGCCCGTCGAGATACCCGATCAGGTCGTCGGCCTGGCCAACGAGCTGCTCGGCTTCCCGCGCCACCTCGGCATCCACTCCGGCGGCATGGTCATCTGCGACCGGCCGGTGTCGGAGGTGGTGCCCGTCGAGTGGGCGCGCATGCCCGGCCGCACCGTCGTGCAGTGGGACAAGGACGACTGCGCGTACGCGGGGCTCGTCAAGTTCGACCTGCTCGGGCTCGGCATGCTCACCGCCCTGCACCTGATGCTCGACCTCGTCGAGGAACACCACGGCAAGAAGATCCAGCTGCACGAGCTGCAGCCCACCGACGACGCCGTCTACGAGATGCTGGCGCGCGCCGACTCGGTCGGGGTGTTCCAGGTGGAGTCGCGGGCGCAGATGGCCACGCTGCCCCGGCTGAAGCCGCGCGAGTTCTACGACCTGGTCGTCGAGGTCGCGCTGATCCGGCCCGGCCCGATCCAGGGCGGCTCGGTGCACCCCTACATCCGCAGGCGCAACAAGCTCGAGAAGTGGGAGCACGACCATCCGCTGCTCAAGGGCGCGCTGGACAAGACGCTGGGCGTGCCGCTGTTCCAGGAGCAGCTCATGCAGATCGCGGTGGACGTCGCCGGGTTCTCGGCCGGCGACGCCGACGAGCTGCGGCGCGCGATGGGCGCCAAGCGCTCGGAGGAGAAGATGGAGCGGCTGCGTGATCGCTTCTTCGACGGCATGGCGGCCAACGGCATCACCGGCGAGGTGGCGGACGGGATCTTCCGCAAGATGATCGCGTTCGCCAACTTCGGCTTCCCGGAGAGCCACGCGATCAGCTTCGCGTCGCTGGTCTACTACAGCGCCTGGTTCAAGCTGTACTACCCGGCCGCGTTCTGCGCTGCGCTGCTCAACGCGCAGCCGATGGGCTTCTACTCGCCGCAGTCGCTGGTGGCCGACGCCCGCCGGCACGGCGTGCTCACCCGCGGCGCCGACGTCAACCTCGGCCGGGCCGAAGCGATCCTGCAACCCGATCCGCTCTCCACCGGAGGGCAGGCCATCCGGCTCGGGCTCGCCGAGGTGCGCGGCATCGGGCAGGAGCTGGCCGATGAGATCGACGCGGAGCGCGACCGGGGCGGGCCCTACCGCGACCTCGCCGACCTCGCCCGGCGCGTCCGGCTCACCGTGCCGCAGGCCGAGGCGCTGGCCACCGCCGGCGCGTTCGGCAGCTTCGGCATCGACCGCCGCTCGGCGCTGTGGGCGGCCGGGGTGGTCGCGGCCGTACGGCCCGAGCAGCTGCCCGGCACGGCCGTCGGGCTGGAGGCGCCCGCCCTGCCAGGGCTCACCGACGTCGAGCTCACCGCGGCCGACATCTGGGCCACCGGCGTCTCGCCAGGCACCCACCCGATGCAGCACCTGCGCGGGAAGCTCGACGCACTCGGCGCCGTCCGGATCGACGCGCTGGACGCGATCGGCCGCACCGTCCCGCCCGGCGACCCGGAGCACGCGATGCCACGGGTGCTGGTCGGCGGGCTCGTCACCCACCGGCAGCGCCCGGCCACGGCCCGCGGCGTCACCTTCCTCAACCTCGAGGACGAGGGCGGCATGCTCAACGTCACCTGCTCGGAGGGGCTGTGGGCGCGCTACCGCACGGTGGCGGTCAGCAGCACGGCGCTGCTCGTGCGCGGGCGGTTGGAGCGCAGCCCCGAGGGCGTGCTCAACCTGGTGGCCGACCGGCTGCAGAAGCTGGCGCTCACGGTGCCGGTGAAGTCGCGCGACTTCCGGTGA
- the aspS gene encoding aspartate--tRNA(Asn) ligase encodes MARTLTADLPQRIGKRAIVKGWVHRRRRLSRVAFLVVRDRSGLAQVVIGDEATHRRLDELCEETVVSVEGTVVANPKAPGGAELTDPRITVLGSAAPPPVELWRPALAVGLPTLLDHAPVTWRHPARAAVWRLAAASLRGFRRTLDERGFTEIQTPKLVSGSTESGATVFTVDYFGRPAYLAQSPQFYKQMMVGVFERVYEVGPVFRAEPHDTARHLAEYVSLDVELGFVADHRDVLAVLRDVLAGMVDTIRTEAAGAGARLPTVPEQIPVIHFRDALTLVGADPDEPDLAPEHERRLGRWALDEHGSDFVAVEGYPARKRPFYTHPEPGDPRFTNSFDLLFRGLELVTGGQRLHEYSDYARALTDRGEPTDAYEPYLQAFRHGMPPHGGFAIGLERWVARLVDADNVRRTALFPRDLHRLAP; translated from the coding sequence ATGGCCCGCACGCTCACCGCCGACCTGCCGCAGCGGATCGGGAAACGCGCGATCGTCAAGGGATGGGTCCACCGCCGCAGGCGGCTGTCCCGGGTCGCGTTCCTCGTGGTCCGCGACCGGAGCGGGCTCGCCCAGGTCGTCATCGGGGACGAGGCGACGCACCGGCGGCTCGACGAGCTCTGCGAGGAGACCGTCGTCTCCGTCGAGGGCACGGTGGTCGCCAACCCGAAGGCGCCCGGCGGCGCGGAGCTGACCGACCCGCGGATCACCGTGCTCGGTTCAGCGGCCCCGCCGCCGGTGGAGCTCTGGCGTCCGGCACTGGCCGTGGGCCTGCCCACGCTGCTCGACCACGCACCCGTCACCTGGCGCCATCCGGCCCGGGCAGCGGTCTGGCGGCTGGCGGCCGCGTCGCTGCGCGGGTTCCGCCGCACGCTGGACGAGCGCGGCTTCACCGAGATCCAGACGCCGAAGCTCGTGAGCGGCTCCACCGAGTCGGGCGCGACCGTATTCACCGTCGACTACTTCGGCCGCCCCGCGTACCTCGCGCAGTCCCCGCAGTTCTACAAGCAGATGATGGTGGGGGTGTTCGAGCGGGTCTACGAGGTGGGCCCGGTCTTCCGCGCCGAACCCCACGACACGGCCCGGCACCTGGCCGAGTACGTGTCGCTCGACGTGGAGCTCGGCTTCGTCGCCGACCACCGCGACGTCCTCGCCGTGCTGCGCGATGTGCTCGCCGGGATGGTCGACACGATCCGGACGGAGGCGGCAGGCGCGGGCGCGCGCCTACCCACCGTGCCCGAGCAGATCCCGGTGATCCACTTCCGGGACGCGCTCACGCTCGTGGGCGCCGACCCGGACGAGCCCGACCTGGCGCCCGAGCACGAACGGCGCCTCGGACGGTGGGCGCTGGACGAGCACGGGTCGGACTTCGTGGCCGTCGAGGGCTACCCGGCGCGCAAGCGACCGTTCTACACGCATCCCGAACCCGGCGACCCGCGCTTCACGAACTCCTTCGACCTGCTGTTCCGGGGCCTTGAGCTCGTGACCGGGGGCCAGCGGCTGCACGAGTACTCCGACTACGCGCGAGCGCTCACCGACCGGGGCGAACCCACCGACGCGTACGAGCCGTACCTGCAGGCATTCCGGCACGGCATGCCGCCGCATGGCGGGTTCGCGATCGGGCTGGAGCGGTGGGTCGCCCGCCTGGTCGACGCGGACAACGTCCGGCGGACGGCGCTGTTCCCCCGCGACCTGCACCGCCTGGCGCCCTGA
- a CDS encoding aminoglycoside phosphotransferase family protein gives MELPDVVRAKAEQAGAGAWVTGLPEQVAGLERDWGITVGRAYPDPTEAYVAEAELADGTPAVLKLLVPRPGQAADEITVLRLADGAGCVRLLASDVERNALLLDRLGPSLYELGLPIERRLEIMCALVARLWRPAPDSGLRTGAEKGRWLVDYILHMWRDLGGPCSRAAVDHALVCADRRIAAHRQERAVLVHGDVHQWNTLQTRDGGFALVDPDGLLAEPEYDLGILMREDPAELMDGDPRERARWLAVRTGCDPVAIWEWGVVERVSTGLLATAIGLQPVGSQMLAAADAIART, from the coding sequence GTGGAGCTGCCGGACGTCGTGCGGGCGAAGGCGGAGCAGGCGGGCGCCGGCGCGTGGGTGACGGGGCTCCCCGAGCAGGTCGCCGGGCTGGAGCGGGACTGGGGCATCACGGTCGGCCGGGCGTACCCGGACCCGACCGAGGCCTACGTCGCCGAGGCCGAACTCGCCGACGGCACCCCTGCTGTCCTGAAGCTGCTCGTCCCGCGCCCAGGCCAGGCGGCCGACGAGATCACCGTGCTGCGGCTCGCCGATGGCGCCGGGTGCGTGCGGCTGCTCGCGTCGGACGTCGAGCGCAACGCATTGTTGCTCGACCGGCTCGGCCCGTCGCTGTACGAGCTGGGCCTGCCGATCGAGCGCCGCCTGGAGATCATGTGCGCGCTCGTGGCCCGGCTGTGGCGGCCCGCCCCGGACTCGGGCCTGCGCACCGGCGCGGAGAAGGGCCGGTGGCTCGTCGACTACATCCTGCACATGTGGCGCGACCTCGGCGGGCCGTGCTCGCGCGCGGCCGTCGACCACGCGCTCGTCTGCGCGGACCGGCGGATCGCCGCGCACAGGCAGGAGCGGGCCGTGCTGGTGCACGGCGACGTGCACCAGTGGAACACCCTGCAGACCCGCGACGGCGGGTTCGCCCTGGTCGACCCGGACGGCCTGCTCGCCGAGCCCGAGTACGACCTGGGCATCCTGATGCGTGAGGACCCCGCCGAGCTGATGGACGGCGACCCGCGCGAGCGCGCCCGGTGGCTCGCCGTGCGCACCGGCTGCGACCCGGTGGCGATCTGGGAGTGGGGCGTGGTCGAGCGGGTGTCGACGGGCCTGCTCGCCACGGCGATCGGCCTGCAGCCAGTCGGATCGCAGATGCTGGCGGCGGCCGACGCGATCGCCCGCACCTGA
- a CDS encoding co-chaperone YbbN gives MIVTVSDDTFDELVLGAELPVLLDFTADWCPPCKMIKPVLAELADELAGRLVVAELDVDVNPRTAQAAGVLGMPTLNLYVRGRVATQIVGARPKAALLRAIADHLPVPAA, from the coding sequence ATGATCGTCACGGTGTCCGACGACACGTTCGACGAGCTCGTGCTAGGCGCCGAGCTGCCGGTTCTGCTGGACTTCACCGCCGACTGGTGCCCGCCGTGCAAGATGATCAAGCCGGTGCTCGCCGAGCTGGCCGATGAACTGGCGGGGCGGCTGGTCGTGGCCGAGCTCGACGTCGACGTCAACCCGCGCACGGCGCAGGCCGCGGGTGTGCTCGGGATGCCCACGCTCAACCTCTACGTGCGTGGGCGGGTGGCCACGCAGATCGTCGGCGCGCGCCCGAAGGCGGCGCTGCTGCGTGCGATCGCCGACCATCTTCCGGTGCCGGCAGCCTGA
- a CDS encoding MerR family transcriptional regulator, with protein sequence MRISELGRRAGVSPRTLRHYEELGLLAARRRANGYRDYDERDLQLVTEIRSLVDLGFALEETRPFVECLRSGHPTGASCPDSRAVQRRKLAEVDEWLARLHAVREELVAQLGDPPVPRCCFSEENP encoded by the coding sequence GTGCGGATCAGCGAGCTGGGGCGGCGGGCCGGGGTGAGTCCCCGTACCTTGCGGCACTACGAGGAGCTTGGCCTGCTCGCGGCGCGGCGGCGGGCCAACGGCTACCGCGACTACGACGAGCGTGACCTCCAGCTCGTCACCGAGATCCGGTCGCTCGTCGACCTCGGGTTCGCACTCGAGGAGACGCGTCCGTTCGTCGAGTGCCTGCGTTCGGGCCACCCGACCGGCGCGAGCTGCCCGGACTCGCGCGCCGTGCAGCGCCGCAAGCTGGCCGAGGTGGACGAATGGCTCGCGCGCCTGCACGCCGTGCGCGAGGAGCTCGTGGCCCAGCTCGGCGATCCGCCCGTCCCACGCTGCTGCTTCTCGGAGGAGAACCCATGA
- a CDS encoding LacI family DNA-binding transcriptional regulator translates to MQSVPTRRRRPTMRDVAERADVSLKTVSRVVNDERGVSAALAVRVQRAIEELGFRPHPGARLMRRNDDRTAAIALLLEDVANPFSAAVQRAVENEARERGVVVFSASIDEDPARERALAREFGARRADGLLLAPAGDDQSYLADELPSGTPVVCVDREARNLAVDSVITTNALGAAEGVRHLAAAGHRRIAFLGDRRSIQTAEQRYAGYRDALASLGLPLDSTLVLHDLRESADADGAVTALLARSDPPTALFTAQNLITIGAVRALRRLGAEWSVGLVGFDDVLLADLLSPGITVVAQDAAAIGRTAATLLFARIAGDPSPPGVRLVPTTLIRRGSGELPPR, encoded by the coding sequence GTGCAGAGCGTCCCGACGCGGCGCCGCCGGCCGACCATGCGTGACGTCGCCGAGCGCGCGGATGTCAGTCTCAAGACGGTCTCGCGCGTCGTCAACGACGAGCGGGGCGTCTCGGCCGCGCTGGCCGTCCGCGTGCAGCGGGCGATCGAGGAGCTGGGCTTCCGCCCCCACCCCGGTGCTCGCCTCATGCGCCGCAACGACGATCGGACGGCCGCGATCGCCCTCCTGCTCGAGGACGTCGCCAACCCGTTCTCGGCCGCCGTGCAGCGGGCCGTGGAGAACGAGGCGCGCGAGCGCGGTGTCGTCGTGTTCTCCGCGAGCATCGACGAGGACCCCGCACGGGAGCGCGCACTGGCCCGGGAGTTCGGTGCCCGCCGGGCCGACGGGCTGCTGCTCGCGCCCGCGGGCGACGACCAGTCCTACCTCGCCGACGAGCTCCCGTCCGGCACCCCGGTGGTCTGCGTCGACCGGGAGGCCCGCAACCTCGCCGTCGACTCCGTGATCACGACGAACGCGCTCGGCGCGGCGGAGGGCGTTCGGCACCTCGCCGCGGCGGGGCACCGGCGCATCGCGTTCCTGGGCGACCGGCGATCGATCCAGACGGCCGAGCAGCGCTACGCGGGCTACCGCGACGCCCTCGCGTCGCTCGGCCTGCCCCTCGATTCCACCCTCGTGCTCCACGACCTGCGGGAATCCGCCGACGCCGACGGCGCGGTCACCGCACTGCTCGCCCGATCCGACCCGCCCACCGCCCTGTTCACCGCGCAGAATCTGATCACGATCGGGGCGGTGCGGGCCCTGCGCAGGCTCGGCGCGGAGTGGTCCGTCGGGCTCGTCGGGTTCGACGACGTCCTGCTCGCCGACCTGCTCTCGCCCGGCATCACCGTCGTGGCGCAGGACGCGGCCGCGATCGGACGGACCGCGGCGACCCTGTTGTTCGCCCGCATCGCAGGCGACCCGAGCCCACCGGGCGTCCGCCTGGTCCCGACGACGCTGATCCGCCGGGGCTCGGGCGAACTCCCGCCCCGCTGA
- a CDS encoding sugar ABC transporter substrate-binding protein, producing MNKAGTARRRATALAIGAAAALTLTACGGGAESGGGGGGDRPIVGLITKTDTNPFFVKMREGAQQAADAQGVELQSFAGKQDGDNESQVQAIETLISAGAAGFLITANDSAAIVPTLDRARQAGLMVIALDTQTDPPDAADATFATDNFQAGLLIGQWAKTKFEAEGKQAKIAMLDLSPNRPTVDVQRDQGFLQGFGIEVGDPTQIGDESDPRIVGHDVTDGEPQGGRTAMENLLQRDPTINLVYTINEPAAAGAYEAIKAAGRENDIEIVSVDGGCPGVENVKAGIIGATSQQYPLKMASQGVEALAAFAKDDAKPQATAGKDFTDTGVTLITDEPQPGVQSQDTAFGLQNCWG from the coding sequence ATGAACAAGGCAGGGACGGCCCGCAGACGGGCCACCGCGCTCGCCATCGGGGCCGCGGCGGCCCTCACCCTCACCGCGTGCGGTGGCGGGGCGGAGTCGGGCGGAGGAGGCGGCGGCGATCGGCCGATCGTCGGCCTCATCACCAAGACCGACACCAACCCGTTCTTCGTCAAGATGCGCGAGGGCGCCCAGCAGGCGGCCGACGCGCAGGGCGTGGAGCTGCAGAGCTTCGCGGGGAAGCAGGACGGCGACAACGAGTCGCAGGTGCAGGCGATCGAGACCCTGATCTCCGCGGGCGCGGCGGGCTTCCTGATCACGGCCAACGACTCGGCGGCGATCGTCCCGACGCTCGACCGGGCGCGCCAGGCCGGCCTGATGGTGATCGCGCTCGACACCCAGACCGATCCGCCGGACGCCGCCGACGCCACCTTCGCCACCGACAACTTCCAGGCCGGCCTGCTCATCGGGCAGTGGGCGAAGACGAAGTTCGAGGCAGAGGGCAAGCAGGCCAAGATCGCGATGCTCGACCTCTCCCCCAACCGGCCGACCGTCGACGTCCAGCGCGACCAGGGCTTCCTCCAGGGCTTCGGGATCGAGGTGGGCGACCCCACGCAGATCGGCGACGAGTCCGACCCGCGCATCGTCGGCCACGACGTCACCGACGGCGAACCGCAGGGTGGTCGTACGGCGATGGAGAACCTGCTGCAGCGCGATCCGACGATCAACCTCGTCTACACGATCAACGAGCCGGCGGCTGCCGGTGCGTACGAGGCGATCAAGGCCGCCGGCCGCGAGAACGACATCGAGATCGTCTCCGTCGACGGCGGTTGCCCGGGTGTCGAGAACGTCAAGGCCGGAATCATCGGGGCCACCTCCCAGCAGTACCCACTGAAGATGGCGTCGCAGGGCGTCGAGGCTCTCGCCGCGTTCGCAAAGGACGACGCCAAGCCGCAGGCCACCGCGGGCAAGGACTTCACCGACACGGGCGTCACCCTCATCACGGACGAGCCGCAGCCCGGCGTTCAGTCGCAGGACACGGCGTTCGGTCTGCAGAACTGCTGGGGCTGA
- a CDS encoding ABC transporter permease has translation MTDDAKGPVATAAGPQPHGFDERRAETLMQRVQHVLHARPILGPLAVLLLAIIAFSLVSDRFLTAANLGLVLQQVTVIAVLALGQTLVILTAGIDLSVGAIAVFSSIIMANLATDLGMPGVPALLAGIVCGTAMGAFNGFLVTRIALPPFIVTLGTLSIFFSLNSVVSRSETVRGTDMPSLMTWTGTAFSLGDLRITYGSIIMLLLFAFFYYALGYTAWGRHVYATGDDIEAARLAGIRTGRVLFSVYLVAGLVYAIGAWVLIGRLASASPNVGIEYNLNSITAVVLGGTSLFGGRGLVLGTLVGALIVGVFQNGLQLGGVDVVWQGFAIGLLVLVAVSIDQWIRKVRA, from the coding sequence GTGACAGACGACGCGAAGGGCCCGGTCGCCACGGCGGCCGGGCCGCAGCCCCACGGCTTCGACGAGCGGCGGGCCGAGACGCTGATGCAGCGGGTCCAGCACGTGCTGCACGCCCGCCCGATCCTCGGGCCGCTGGCCGTGCTCCTGCTCGCGATCATCGCGTTCTCGCTGGTGAGCGACCGCTTCCTGACCGCGGCCAACCTGGGGTTGGTGCTGCAGCAGGTCACGGTGATTGCGGTGCTCGCACTGGGTCAGACGCTGGTGATCCTCACCGCAGGCATCGACCTCTCGGTCGGTGCGATCGCCGTCTTCTCCTCGATCATCATGGCCAACCTGGCCACCGATCTCGGCATGCCCGGCGTGCCCGCCCTGCTGGCCGGGATCGTCTGCGGCACCGCGATGGGGGCCTTCAACGGTTTCCTGGTGACGCGAATCGCGCTGCCACCGTTCATCGTCACGCTGGGCACGCTCTCGATCTTCTTCTCGCTGAACTCGGTGGTGTCGCGCAGCGAGACCGTCCGTGGCACGGACATGCCGTCGCTCATGACGTGGACCGGTACGGCGTTCTCGCTCGGCGACCTCCGGATCACCTACGGGTCGATCATCATGCTGCTGCTCTTCGCGTTCTTCTACTACGCGCTGGGCTACACGGCATGGGGCAGGCACGTCTACGCCACCGGCGACGACATCGAGGCCGCCCGTCTCGCCGGCATCCGCACCGGCCGGGTGCTGTTCTCGGTCTACCTGGTGGCCGGGCTCGTCTACGCCATCGGCGCGTGGGTTCTGATCGGTCGGCTCGCGTCGGCCAGCCCGAACGTCGGCATCGAGTACAACCTCAACTCCATCACGGCCGTCGTGCTCGGCGGCACGAGCCTGTTCGGCGGCCGCGGTCTCGTGCTCGGGACGTTGGTCGGCGCGCTCATCGTCGGCGTGTTCCAGAACGGCCTGCAGCTCGGCGGCGTCGACGTCGTCTGGCAGGGCTTCGCGATCGGCCTGCTGGTGCTCGTCGCCGTGTCCATCGACCAGTGGATCAGGAAGGTCCGCGCATGA